GTAAACTTAATTTGATATGTAACTTGAATTCGATATGTGCTAATCTCACTATAGTTTCAATCGAGAAAGTTATCGGCATACaatcgaaacgagaaatcacaCATTTCTATATCACACATACATCAATAacaattctttcatattttcctcaAATTGAAGATGTTTCCTAACAATAGAGAAATACAATTCGATCGACCATGACATGGAGAACATAGTAGTATTAGCATGATATCATCGTTCTAAGACTTGATCATGCGATTATGGTCATGCGCCGCAACGACCATATTTAACGTGGCTAAGGAATTCGGTGGTACTCGAAGATTAATGCTAGTTTTGCTTCCTCCTAAGGCGTTTGGATTGCCACAGACAACTGCTTGACTGCCTTGTACGTTTCGAGCACTGATATAATGAATTACTCCTGTAAGAAAGGGAACCATATAAATTGTGtgaatacagaaataatatacagaaatatttggaTACAGAAATTACAGAATCATTGGTGCacaaatgaaatgtagaataaaaagcAGAGAGggaatgtttatgcatttgtggaagatttaaaagtataaaactcTACGGAATGCGCATAACGTGCAAAAAAATCCAAAGtattcaaagtaaaatagTTTTACATATTCAGCGAGTGGAACAAATCGCTGTTTACGTTCCACTTTTTagttaaaagaatataatattcgcaTTAGTATCCGCAGTCTAGTCATAAACTTATGCTGAATAAGTTTCTTTTAACAACGAGTGGTGTTTGATGTTCATCGATGATTTAATTGACCAAGTGTTTATTCTATAAAGctaagaatatgaaaaataagaaataacggAGTAAGTTACCGCTCGTAACAGATACATCTAACGTTGAGCTTTGAATCGTGTTGGTTGGATTGTTGAATTCAATTACACGACGAAAAACTGTTTCGTCTGCGTAGCGTTGGCCGGCGGTGAGGTCCCCGATAAATAGAGGGCCACGTTCCTCTGGATAGGAACTTACCTATGGAAAACAAAAGAGTGTGTATTAAAACgttctatttaaatatcggTTTTAacgtttgttatttttctcgaattacGACCATAGCTTTAGATCTTACAACAGTAcgttaaaacagaaaaaatgtCTTTACTTGGATATTgatatctttaataatttgatatttacaaACTTTCAGGTGTTaggtttatattatatgtgattttatttgttctcTTAAATCGTATTAAGCAGATTTTAGTATACAgctatttctttaaataactCGAAGTTATAGTAAAttcttgaattaattattaataaacacaAAAAGacaggaaaagagagagagagagtataGACACACATGTACAGAGATTCGTAGGATTTTTTCGCAAAATGACACTAACATTATTGTACATGTAAAAGTATGAAagaattttgagaaaatacatttaatcaATTACACGatccattttttatatttaaatattcgtacgaaagatattttatattctatcgCGTCgcgaaaaatatcttaaattttgttcaaattatcTAAATTGCTTGAATTTAAGATCGGATTTGCTTGACTTTAATCGACCTGAAACCTTTTGACCAACGTGAACCGGTTGTTTTTTACTTGACTTGGGatatcttttgaaatttctacgtGCATTCTCATTAATCGTCACTTCAAGACTCCcgaattcaaatattatagtttgaaACCACCATATTAGTAACAAAACAAAATGCATTCTTTCCTCCGAtatgaatttcattcgtttttcgttattattgaTATTCCGGCAAGCATCGCGTTCTCTAAAATTCGTTACTGAAATTCAGTTCATAAAGTCAGTAAAGTACAGATGTTCCCATTCAAGCAACTTGTAGCGGTTTATTCTGATTGCCTTATCATTCAAGACACTTCGTTGTCTTAAcgttttatgaattaaaagtttaatccttctttatatttatagacagacgaaaaattattatctcgaATACGATACAAGCGTTAGGAACAAAGATGTTGGTACGAAAAATGTCAAAAGTTTGACTAAACACAATTCGTTTGAACATAACTATCGTGGGAGATGCTTTAGGGTCACTCACCGATTTTGTTTGTTGCACAGCATCGTTGCTGGTGAGTTCCACGTGTATGTTCTTGTCCTGAGAAATATCGATAGCAGAAGCAGCCTGAAGTAGTGGTAGGGCCACGATGAAAACAGCGGCAATTGAACGGAACATTTTGTATGGTTTCACTGTGACTGTGACTGCGCCATCGAGGTGTACCTCTCTTTTATAGACCGAGCCGAAAGTCCGTCAAAGTGAACGTGACTTATCTGAACGGTTCTTTTGTGATTTCTCCATTGGCTCCTATCATGCTCTTCCCCCTGGAATACAAATAAGGGAAATGTTACCGGGTACAATGCCACGTATGTTATTCGTCTCACGACGATAGGAGGCCCTGAGCGATGGATTTTCCTGTTTtgcttcttattttatttttatctcttcctTACTGACCCTAAAAAATTATCCTCATATTACTAATGTTACGTGCTGTATACTATTACGGATGTTCAGGAGTTGTATgcttcgattaaaaaaatgttgaaattattgaaaggTATTTAGTGATTTATAATTAGATTGCggatatttgtacaatttaatatatcgCACATAACGTAGTAGATCAATGGGTCACTcgatagaattatattatacataaagtaatatagAATGAAATGTACAATATTACACAATGGGAATATAACATGAATGTAATATTAGAGTAGAATAGGATACGGGTTATTTACGATATGCTgtaatgtagaaaatataaaaattgctaaTGATTAGAATAGTGTAGAAGTCAGattagtaatataaaattacttatacTTGTTAGTTATGCAGTAGTACtaagtatacatatgtatcaaATGTTGTGTTTTCTGAAGCGGAAGTTAATCATTTTCATTCCTTAACCAATGTGTTATTGCCCGGATAAGTAATGACGTGAAGTAGATTTATTCACGATTATATAACGGGGGTGTGATATATGATTTTGTAAGGTTTCGTTCGACAAAGACTAATCCGACTACACGCAGTGTGAATAAGTAACAGATTACATAAATTCATCAGGAAAAGGCAATTGACCacaaacatattttctattcacTTTTCTCGTACATTCGCAAATTTACAACAGCATGCACACgctctctctctattttcttttttattattaaaattcgtgTTAGCATTATAAACTACGATGGATGACACTGATAGCAGACAATAAAAGgcatgaaataaaatgcaatcACTAACCGAATAACGATATGGATTGGTGTCATGCGGATGACGCGTAAATTTGATTTCGTAATGCCTTTTAACAATTGAATATATCGCAATTAAAAGGTAACTCCACTTTGTATACTACCCAAAGGAATTGAAGCATCCTTTGCAGTGTCACTTTGATGTTTTCCGCCACCtcttgtatttatattaatatcgttataatgttattatttctatatctatatatacacgttttcattacaatatatttattatatattattacgacaCTTTAGTACTCAATGAATTATATTACTGCCAACACTACCAATTCATAGCATCTTTATGAAAGGAGTTAACttctaaagaatttaatttttttttttagttactCGAATCAGAACCAGTTTTAGTTACACAACCCAAAAGGTGGAGTTCTTGCAAATTCTATTGGCGTATTAGTCGTTCTTCGTTATCATACAATAAGATGCTTCCTGAACGCTTTGCCGTGCCACAGATCATTTGAAGATCTCCCTTGCCCCGGGGGTAATCACGAATCTTTGCAAACTCCGCAGAAAAGGTTAGCAATCTCTAGTTTCCAACTGTTAGGGCAGTTTTTTCTCATGTGCATGAGGACCAAGATCCCTTAGGGACGCGTATATACCGCAGGCAGTTTTGTCTTTGTGTTACGATTTAGCTGCTGTCTGCCAACTTTCTTGGCTGTTCGAACAACTAGGCTGGCTGCTTGTGTGGAAATCTTAACCTATATTCGAAGTCCCCGTTTCCGGTAGCCACCTCGAGTTTCACAACGAAGTTCTTAATAATGCGATTACCGCACCCTTTCCAGGCCAGCCGTCTTCAACTTCGCCGTTTCTTCCGCTAATTCGTTCATCCCTTATATCGTCATCTGGTAGCAATGTTTGCCAACGAATTTGACAGGGAATTCCTTTAGGGCATTAATATCTCTCTGATTTCATTCGTTGCTCCTCTTAGTAATCGATGTGTTTGAAAATACTTggaaattttggaatatttttatctgctCTTTACGTTCCCCGTGTTCTATGTATTTTGTGTATTactggaaaatgaaaaattcaatcgttttcaaattttcgaaaatttaagaTCGAACTGTTACTAGAGAtagatctttttatttcagattGGATTTAAGTGACGACAACTGGTGATGctgcaaattattattctcacaggtatttatatttttaacttcacTTTTATGGATAATAAGTAAAATGGCTCGGGACTGATTTGGTAACCGACtttcattacatttttattccattttaagGATCACCTATTTGTAAGATAAAGAGATGTTTTGTCTCACATGGTATTATAGAGGCTTCAGTGATCtgaaaatctttaattttgcCATAACTTTCTACGTTAacgtctttctttttaattcaaaggtgtattttaaacgtttctatATACTTTTTTACATAAACAATCTAGAATACTTGAAAAACGCACGagcataataaataattgaaaacaaGAAGACAATTAAACCTAAAGATATAAGCATGTTAAAAATGGATGGCATatgtgtaaaaaaatatatttaatcccaAAGGCAATTAAGATGGGAGATTTAGAAATATGAGATTGGTCGATAGCTTATGgaactttaaaattattctgtcATGAAACGCGGGAAATGTAACTTATTCTCCGAAACAAGTCTAAGTAATCTTCAGAAGAAagttacaaatgaaaaatattaattgtcaATCCAAATATCCGACCTTTTAACGTCTACTCTCCTCCATAAGTTTAagtatttaatgaaatgacAAAAACTTATAATGGAAATGTTTTTGTCGTATTTCTCCTCGATTCTTCGTTCTGCTTTATTTGCCTTGACTGTGTGGAAGCACATTTAATGTTTGAATTCCCTTATGCTGCTGCATTACGTTTTGTTTTggagtaattaattaacgaagaaGACTGTCGTAGGAAAAACTGACAATCCGTTGTACGATAATGTCCCTATTACTTTACtcagattttatttgttttagaatttttaccTAACGAATGCCACAATACACATAAATCGAATGTTTCTGTTTTAAAAGGTTTGTTTAAAAGGTCACAAAGAAACCATTCAGGTCTTATTTATGCAGCGAGCTATGCTATTTAAATACATGAAGTCCAGTTGCTTGAAAAGTTactgaaaaaaagaagcggcCGCAAAGTGCTCCAACCGGCCAAGGACAAATTATTCTCATTTTGTAGTCGTAATAAGAAACGGCGTGGCCATTTACAAGACGATCCTATTTCCAGCGTTTCTTCGAATTTGCATTTTCCACGGTTTTCGTTACCGACGATAGTGTGAATCATTCCTTTCTTGGAAGCTAAATTTGCCAgcatcttctttttatctccTCTCAACGGGttctgtataaaatttgtccTTAGCTTAACactttacataaaatttacacGTATTAATGGAATGCACTATATAATTCtggatattatattaattgttgGAAGACTTTGAGGGATTAGAAATCATGGATTATCTATTAGTAGAATATTAGTGCTAtatgtgaattttaattataaatacgttaaaagaaaatctttgatataagaaatattttaatttaatttttgcggTAGACGACGATAATGGTTACAATCATTAATTTTCGACGTGCAACTTTCTCTTGAATAAtccataaattattcaaagttttacataataaaatttattgatccACTATCtgaaatggaaaatggaatataGTAGTTACATACATGTTTTGTTTTTTAGATAATAAGTATATTGGTTTGGAATTGTctctattaaatatctttgaataaaaaataagtaaatactTTTCAGATGTTTCATTTGAATCATTCCTTTCCATAAAGCATTTTCATAACTTCAATAAGATCGTGTATTTTTGCACAAATTATTGCGAAACTGTATACAAACGGTACGAAATGGCTTTAGTAAATGTAGATTAATTAACAGAGTACATACTTACTACAAAGGATTCTCTTTATTCAATGAGTTTGTTTGCATGCGTCAGTTCAATTCAATTACTGAATTGGCCACAGTCACAGCGTATTGGAGAACCATATTTAGAGATAAAGTGAATTAAACGTGACCTCATGAATTTGTTTatcctcttttctcttattttcttccCCCTTTTCCATGCTTGGAATGTAGTTCGGGTGAAGAAACGATCAATTTGCGTACGAACGAAGAATAAGAGGTTTTTTAAGTTAAATGCATCTGAGTACATAGTTAGGTAAATCGAATTTCTAcagctatttttatatttttatgaattatccTTTTGCATCATTTAATCGCAGCCTTTTTATGAActcgtttatttcatttagtttCATTATCATggtaaataatttctcttctcgtATTCCTGTTTCGTCACTTCGGATAATTGGCAACTTGAAGAACGATAATATtgttagatataaataatgtttatctattaaaatttaatattttcataaacacttgtcaaaatatttatgagtAATTTAACGTATTCTATAATatacttgatttttattttaagtaaaataaatcagaTTATAGTACAGATATTAGTAAAAACAAAGtcaataaatcaaattatgtaattgtataaaacatatattaataaattaataggaaAGTGGTGCAAAGTGGAAAGAAAGCTATTTCTCGtatttactttatatacaATCAGTAGGATATGTACGacaataattaacatatattacTTTGTTCCTAGAAGTTactttatcgtttattttattcattctcATATAATACTTCCTCGATAAGACAAATAACGTTAGTCGAACAAGTTAGTCAGAAAGTTAGTCGAACTTTTCCCTTtgttttttgatatttttccttaGTGGATCTAAAGTACGCGATATTTCCTCGTTCTTCCATTACTGTATAAAGACTAATGGCGTGCCACAATATACAAGAAGTTCAATTATTCTATGCAAAGTTCAAGATTGAACTTTAAAATGTTGAATCTGAATTGGCTCAAGCAACCTTACACGAAGAAACGTCTCCGTTTACCTCTATGGAACTAAAAACGGTACTTATTTCACATTTATCCAAGAGCCAGCTATAGCAGGAAACAAAGTGGCAACAAAGTTTCTGCAGAAATGCGACCTGTTCGTAGGAAGCAGCCCGGGCTGCAATATGCAAGAAACCAGCGAGCGTTCGTCGACGAGTAATTGGCAGGGGAAGGCAAACGAATTGTCGATTCCTCCCCCGCTGACTTTCTTACTCTGATTAATTAGCTTCCATTCCACGGAGCATCAGCCAAACCGAGATATCATTTCCCTCCTCGTTGTACTTTCGTTCGGACGTCATTCGCGGATTTAGTCGCGGACAGGTCGGGATTCTACTTTAGTTCCTCGTTAAATCTGGGTTAAGCGTTTCAACGCGGGGAAGTCCGGACTCGATTTGCACTGTCGTCATCGAGCTCTATAGAGTTGGCGCGCGCGTGCAGCCATCGAGAAGAAGTCGTGCGTCGCTACCTGAATTCGTTTCGAATAGCCGTCGACTCGCCGTGTTCCTCGTTACCAACCTGAAGAGTAACCATGCAAACACGAATCGTATAAAAGGGATGAGCGTCGTTATGCATCGTGGCACGTAGCGAAAATCGCCGCATTGTCGGCGGCGAACACAAGCAAACGAATTGCAACCAGCGCGAATATCGTCTACAGCTTAATTGCTCGGCAAGCAGGAAATACAGTGGcggataaaataaagtttaaaatcgATACGCTTCGAATCTTAGTAGTCTAGTGAAAAGTAAACATTTCGCCGCTCTGTGTGTCTCGtaaacgtagaatataaaatgaatgaaaatttcgtagaatttttcGATGAATGCGACCGTCTGAATCACGAGTTGGCAATCTCGATCGATGTATACCCCCACGTGGTTAGATTATCGCCACGCGCTCGTCCAAAGGTCCACGGGGGTGGTTAAACAGTTGCAAAATGTTAAGGGATGATCGCTAATGGACGGGGGCGCAACAGTTGCGTGGGTGGATGCGCGTTTGATGAAGGAGCGAAGCGGAGAGTGGGGAGCAGAGACGAAAGAGGGATGAGGCACACGTAGAAGGGGGTTAGATCCCAGTACCCGTTGACGTGCCTCAGTATTCATCTAGTATCCACGCGGTGAGCAACCCTATCCGGTATTTCGCCGTAGAAACTCAGCGTGCTCTCGCGGTTCCATTGATGATCTTCGGTGAAGGTCCCGTCTTCGTTCGGATATATACAGTTTAGTGTACGTCCTtgtgcaaaattaaattatatcgattaaaatcGTCTTGAGGAGAATTGATCGAAGGTGTTGCATGAAAGCCGGCATAAGGCGATTAACAGAATAAATCGTGTGAAATTGGAATTTCAGGCAGATCCCTACTTTCCTCGATCTTGTGATTGAAAAAGCGCGGATGTTTTTGTATTATAGGGTACTATCTTGAACGTAGCAATCCAATATGATATTATCATGACGATTCAATTTGGTGGGTTTGGTGGGTTcgatttttcatgaaattgaaataaaatttctgtattatatttgattatgAAATGTACgctaatttaaaagattttggCATTCGCGTTATAGACTTTTATtttgtgtattattattattattattattattattattattattggttTAAGTATAATTGTTATCGTTAGCTGTGTTTTCTTGATGGGAAATAGACTTCTTTACATTTACATACGTACGTGATACCAACATCAACTACTGTTTTTTCGATGATGTTAAAATTCTGTTTGTTTGAaagtatttacaaattttcaagtatgaaaaatattattttaccttCTGCTGTTTACACCGCGttacagaatataaatatcttcgcTCTTGATCTCCTTTCACGAAATTCACTGAGAACTGTTTGTAAATATCATCTGTATAGTTTTTCAAAACTGTTACCCTGTCTTCTCTTGCCTTCTTATCACATTTCAAAACACTTCATTTTGTTATAGTTTTGGTTAATATTCGAGAACTGTTTATGTATTGAATTTTGTGCCCACGTGTTGTTTTCAAGATCCACATAGCCGGCAAGAGCTTATGCCAGGCAGACTATACAGTTAAGTGATCCAAGCAAACACTTGTTAACcacaatatctttttaattcaaGAACGTTTGTCTATTAAGCTTATCATAACTTCCAACCTTTTGATTCAATCTAATTTTACACGAAGTAGGTAAATACACATACAGATCAGAGTGTCCTTAGTTAGAAAAATCAATCCTGTCATTTTGGCCATTAATAAATACGCAAAAGTCactattttcattaataaatataattactttgaAACTTTTTACCATAAACCAAGAAGAGTGTCtctctttatttaaaattctatttttgtctttaatgttctatttcattaaaataatagcaAATTTTTCTGAAGCTATCGTCTTTTGAAACATACAGAGAAAATACTtgagagaaatataaaaagatcgaAATTCTGATATTTCTAATTGAAACCGCTAAATTCGTATTGTGCGTGAAATAAGATATTTCccttttgaaatgaaataacaataaatttgtaCATTCTTCACGGATCACCTAATCCCATTACGACTTCTCGATGAATGTGCACAGGCTGTGTGTAATTCAGGGTTAACGGTACATCTCTTTCAATAGTTTTCATCGATCCCTCGGTTATGAAATAACGACCTAATTTATAGGTATGTGGGTTGTGTGTGTCCGGCGCTGTTTTTCTTCGATCACGTCGCCGAGAAGACCCTAGGACGATGTATTCTTCGAAAGGTTTCTTTCATGAAACGTGCGTTGTTACGTATTCTTCGTTAAAAAGTTCACAGTTCATCGTCGCA
This genomic window from Bombus pyrosoma isolate SC7728 linkage group LG4, ASM1482585v1, whole genome shotgun sequence contains:
- the LOC122567192 gene encoding uncharacterized protein LOC122567192, with the translated sequence MFRSIAAVFIVALPLLQAASAIDISQDKNIHVELTSNDAVQQTKSVSSYPEERGPLFIGDLTAGQRYADETVFRRVIEFNNPTNTIQSSTLDVSVTSGVIHYISARNVQGSQAVVCGNPNALGGSKTSINLRVPPNSLATLNMVVAAHDHNRMIKS